Proteins co-encoded in one Methylobacterium sp. WL1 genomic window:
- a CDS encoding LysR family transcriptional regulator — protein sequence MAIDHIDLSRIDLNLLVALDALLDERSVTRAAARIGVGQSAMSSSLARLRRLFDDELLTRAPDGMRPTPRALKLVEPLRATLRQIQALVHREERFDPATVERSFTLSLPDSVEVLIGPRLIAQLRRDAPGIRLLLRSVERARILDELDADRVDLAIGFFTEGQLHHKQRLLYRDSYVVLFNADLIGIQPPIGLDDYLRFPHVLTSLRETAHGVVDDALAALGRSRILAVTTPRFLVVPFMVRAAPVIATMHARLATSFASTLSLAVSPVPVALDEVVVSMLWHASYDRDPAHRWLRDLLVRLANEAPTFGML from the coding sequence GTGGCCATCGACCATATCGACCTCAGCCGGATTGACCTGAACCTGCTCGTCGCCCTCGATGCGCTGCTCGACGAGCGCAGCGTCACCCGGGCGGCGGCGCGGATCGGCGTCGGCCAGTCGGCGATGAGTTCGAGCCTCGCCAGGCTGCGCCGCCTGTTCGACGACGAATTGCTCACGCGCGCGCCCGACGGGATGCGGCCGACGCCGCGGGCCCTGAAACTGGTCGAGCCGTTGCGGGCCACGTTGCGGCAGATCCAGGCCCTCGTCCACCGGGAGGAGCGGTTCGATCCGGCCACCGTCGAGCGCAGCTTCACGCTGAGCCTGCCGGACAGCGTCGAGGTCCTGATCGGGCCCCGGCTAATCGCGCAGCTGCGCCGGGACGCGCCGGGGATCCGGCTGCTGCTGCGTTCCGTCGAGCGGGCTCGCATCCTCGACGAGCTGGATGCCGACCGGGTCGATCTGGCCATCGGGTTCTTCACCGAGGGGCAACTGCATCACAAGCAGCGGCTGCTCTACCGCGACAGCTACGTGGTCCTGTTCAACGCCGACCTGATCGGGATCCAGCCGCCGATCGGGCTCGATGACTACCTGCGTTTCCCGCACGTCCTGACCTCGTTGCGGGAGACGGCCCACGGAGTCGTGGACGACGCGCTGGCGGCGCTGGGGCGCTCGCGCATCCTCGCGGTGACCACGCCGCGCTTCCTCGTGGTGCCGTTCATGGTCCGCGCCGCGCCGGTGATCGCCACCATGCACGCGAGGCTGGCGACTTCCTTCGCCAGCACGCTCTCCCTGGCGGTCAGCCCGGTGCCGGTGGCGCTCGACGAGGTGGTGGTGTCGATGCTGTGGCACGCCTCCTACGATCGCGATCCCGCCCATCGCTGGCTGCGCGATTTGCTGGTGCGCCTCGCCAACGAAGCCCCGACCTTCGGGATGCTGTGA
- a CDS encoding DUF2252 domain-containing protein yields the protein MDKVPNDETRAATLLPAGDEPTEDVVLAPLADFPRIDLRAGVEPWDKRRQAGKAMRAKVPHQDHAALRSEPDRPDPVGLIAAAHEGRQAHLIPLRVARMATSPFAFLRGAAHVMAWDLSRGPRSGIDVVMNGDAHIDNFGLFGTPQRDIVLDLNDFDEVTVGPWEWDLKRLCAGITVATADAGTPAESRRAAVMAAVSGYQRTMRRLAPQGSLEVWYQTTRADLAELGGIRMDPEARSVVRRSVEKARRKNNRSLLAQMAERRIDGGWRFRTDAPILTPVDETTRQQVVSGLERYAETLPRERRFMLDRYQVIDVAHRVVGVGSVGTRAYVALLCGNSDRDALFLQVKEAVRPAHGPYLPGMPEPYAGHEGERVIYGQRLLQAVGDPLLGWTTIEGRPFYVRQMKNLKGAIPLSDMSGPSLLTFSYAYGALLARAHARTGDAAAIAGYCGRGKNPDLREALADWAASYAERNAEDFRLFRAAIADGRLEAADDPCL from the coding sequence ATGGACAAGGTGCCAAACGACGAGACGCGGGCCGCGACGTTGCTTCCGGCCGGCGACGAACCGACCGAGGATGTCGTGCTGGCGCCGCTCGCGGACTTCCCGCGGATCGATCTCCGGGCCGGCGTCGAGCCCTGGGACAAGCGCCGGCAGGCCGGCAAGGCGATGCGCGCGAAGGTCCCGCACCAGGACCACGCGGCCCTGCGCTCGGAGCCGGATCGCCCCGATCCGGTCGGCCTGATCGCGGCGGCCCATGAGGGTCGGCAGGCGCATCTGATCCCGCTGCGGGTCGCCAGGATGGCGACGAGCCCGTTCGCGTTCCTGCGTGGCGCCGCCCACGTGATGGCCTGGGACCTGTCGCGCGGTCCGCGCAGCGGCATCGACGTGGTCATGAACGGCGATGCCCATATCGACAATTTCGGCCTGTTCGGCACCCCGCAGCGCGACATCGTCCTCGACCTCAACGACTTCGACGAGGTCACGGTCGGCCCGTGGGAATGGGATTTGAAGCGGCTCTGCGCCGGGATCACGGTCGCCACGGCCGATGCCGGCACGCCGGCCGAATCGCGCAGGGCCGCCGTGATGGCCGCGGTGTCGGGCTACCAGCGCACGATGCGGCGCCTGGCGCCGCAGGGCTCCCTTGAGGTCTGGTACCAAACAACCCGGGCGGATTTGGCTGAACTCGGCGGGATCCGGATGGATCCGGAGGCCCGTTCGGTGGTGCGCCGGTCGGTCGAGAAGGCCCGCCGCAAGAACAACCGCAGCCTCTTGGCCCAGATGGCCGAGCGGCGCATCGACGGCGGTTGGCGCTTCCGGACCGACGCGCCGATCCTGACCCCGGTCGACGAGACCACCCGCCAGCAGGTCGTCTCGGGGCTGGAGCGCTACGCCGAGACCCTGCCGCGCGAGCGGCGATTCATGCTCGATCGCTATCAGGTCATCGATGTCGCCCATCGCGTCGTCGGGGTCGGCAGCGTCGGGACGCGGGCCTATGTGGCGCTCTTGTGCGGGAACTCCGATCGGGACGCGCTCTTCCTGCAGGTCAAGGAGGCGGTTCGCCCGGCCCACGGCCCCTACCTGCCCGGGATGCCGGAGCCCTATGCGGGCCACGAGGGCGAACGGGTCATCTACGGTCAGCGCCTGCTGCAAGCGGTGGGCGACCCGCTGCTCGGCTGGACCACCATCGAGGGCCGTCCGTTCTACGTGCGCCAGATGAAGAACCTGAAGGGCGCGATCCCGCTCTCCGACATGTCCGGGCCGTCGCTCCTGACCTTCTCTTACGCCTACGGGGCTCTCCTGGCCCGGGCCCATGCCCGCACCGGAGACGCCGCGGCGATCGCCGGCTATTGCGGCCGCGGCAAGAACCCGGACCTGCGGGAGGCCCTGGCCGACTGGGCAGCCTCTTATGCGGAGCGCAACGCCGAGGATTTCCGCCTGTTTCGCGCCGCGATCGCCGACGGGCGGCTGGAGGCTGCCGACGATCCTTGCCTGTGA
- a CDS encoding GMC family oxidoreductase, whose amino-acid sequence MPGEHYDVIVVGSGPGGGTMAWRLAQTGKRILLIERGDYLLREPRNWDSQAVIVDGYYQTKETWYSSDGASFQPGLHYYVGGNSKFYGSVLFRLREKDFSDIRHEDGIAPAWPVGYDEFEPHYQAAEELFHVHGQRGEDPTEPWSRKPYAHPPVSHEPRIQQLFDNLKDAGHHPFHLPVGVRLVEKDGRAVSTSPCIKCESFDGFPCPTNGKSDAQTMVVDPALRDCPNLTLLTRTYVERLVTDPSGRTVTGVAGTRDDAPFEASADLVVVACGALSSALLLLRSASDRHPDGLANGSGQVGRNYMRHNNSTVLAISKVPNPTRFQKTLGLNDFYFGDPDRKDDWDFPLGHIQMVGKSDGAQIHGEGLPGFLQWFPNKPFDWIAKHSVDFWLTSEDVPLAQNRVYYKDGKVHLDLTETNVEAHKRLRRKLHEICSFTDMHPHLFDRSLYLGKNIPIGGTAHQAGTLRFGDDPATSVLDRNCKAHELDNLYVTDASFFPSIGAVNPTLTIIANALRVADHLIERMGARNEIAPPRLFDHTEPREPVPA is encoded by the coding sequence ATGCCGGGTGAGCATTACGACGTGATCGTCGTTGGATCCGGCCCTGGCGGCGGGACGATGGCGTGGCGCCTGGCGCAGACCGGCAAGCGCATCCTCCTGATCGAGCGCGGCGACTATCTGCTGCGCGAGCCGCGCAACTGGGACAGCCAGGCGGTGATCGTCGACGGCTACTACCAGACCAAGGAGACCTGGTACTCCTCCGACGGCGCCAGCTTCCAGCCGGGCCTGCACTACTACGTCGGCGGCAATTCGAAATTCTACGGCTCGGTCCTGTTCCGGCTCCGGGAAAAGGACTTTTCGGACATCCGCCACGAGGACGGCATCGCACCCGCCTGGCCCGTCGGCTACGACGAGTTCGAGCCGCATTACCAGGCCGCCGAGGAGCTGTTCCACGTCCACGGCCAGCGCGGCGAGGATCCGACCGAGCCCTGGTCGCGCAAGCCCTACGCTCATCCGCCGGTGTCCCACGAGCCGCGGATCCAGCAGCTGTTCGACAACCTGAAGGATGCCGGGCATCACCCGTTCCACCTGCCAGTCGGCGTGCGGCTGGTGGAGAAGGACGGACGCGCGGTGTCGACCTCGCCCTGCATCAAGTGCGAATCCTTCGATGGTTTCCCTTGCCCGACCAACGGCAAGTCCGACGCGCAGACGATGGTGGTCGATCCGGCCCTGCGCGACTGCCCGAACCTGACGTTGCTCACGCGTACTTATGTCGAGCGCCTTGTCACCGACCCCAGCGGTCGTACCGTGACCGGCGTGGCCGGCACCCGCGACGACGCGCCGTTCGAGGCCTCCGCCGACCTCGTCGTCGTGGCCTGCGGGGCGCTCTCCTCGGCGCTGCTGCTGCTGCGCTCGGCCAGCGACCGGCACCCGGACGGCCTCGCCAACGGCTCCGGACAGGTCGGGCGCAACTACATGCGCCACAACAATTCGACGGTGCTGGCTATTTCGAAGGTGCCGAACCCGACCCGTTTCCAGAAGACGCTCGGTCTCAACGACTTCTACTTCGGCGACCCGGACCGGAAGGACGACTGGGACTTCCCGCTGGGCCACATCCAGATGGTCGGCAAGTCCGACGGCGCCCAGATCCACGGCGAGGGGCTGCCGGGCTTCCTGCAATGGTTTCCCAACAAGCCGTTCGACTGGATCGCGAAGCACTCCGTCGATTTCTGGTTGACCTCGGAGGACGTCCCGCTGGCCCAGAACCGGGTCTACTACAAGGATGGCAAGGTCCATCTCGACCTCACCGAGACCAACGTGGAGGCGCACAAGCGGCTGCGGCGCAAGCTGCATGAGATCTGCAGCTTCACCGACATGCACCCGCACCTGTTCGACCGTTCGCTCTACCTCGGCAAGAACATCCCGATCGGCGGCACCGCGCACCAGGCGGGGACTTTGCGGTTCGGGGACGACCCGGCGACCTCCGTGCTGGACCGGAACTGCAAGGCGCATGAACTCGACAACCTCTACGTCACCGACGCGAGCTTCTTCCCGTCGATCGGCGCAGTGAACCCGACGCTCACGATCATCGCCAACGCGCTGCGGGTGGCCGACCATCTGATCGAGCGGATGGGCGCCAGGAACGAGATCGCTCCGCCGCGCCTGTTCGACCACACCGAGCCGCGGGAGCCGGTGCCGGCGTGA
- a CDS encoding acetolactate synthase large subunit, giving the protein MPKGSDLLVAALENEGVDRIFGIPGEENLDVVESLRTSKIELVLTRHEQAASFMAATHGRLTGRPGVCLSTLGPGALNFSTGAAYAHLGAMPMIIITGQKGILSSRQAKFQIVDVISSMKPITKMARQIVSASSIPTIVRDAFRVATEERPGPVLLELPEDIAAEQAEAYVVPPHPIDIPVAHPTAIERAAAMILAAKRPLVMLGAAASRPRATGDLGGFVRRTQIPFFTTQMGKGTVASGTSLYMGTAALSERDYVHEAIDKADLIIAIGHDTIEKPPFFMGQADQKVLHIGYMPANVEQVYYPDAEVVGDLGPTLQLLADKLEGKLPNAGALLHLREHILDHIADRAGEDRFPVTPQRLVRDVRRVIPEDGIVCLDNGMYKIWFARNYRTYVANTLLLDNALATMGAGLPSAMMAAMLYPNRRVMAVCGDGGFMMNSQELETAVRLKLNLVVLILDDSAYGMIRWKQAVDKFADYGMTFGNPDFVLYAQAYGAKGHRVEAVNDLVPTLDRAFAEGGVHLVAVPIDYSENTRVLVEELREKVKDFEPAE; this is encoded by the coding sequence ATGCCCAAGGGCTCAGATCTACTCGTTGCGGCCCTGGAGAACGAGGGCGTCGACCGCATCTTCGGCATACCGGGCGAGGAGAACCTCGACGTCGTCGAGTCGCTCCGTACCTCCAAGATCGAGCTGGTGCTGACCCGTCACGAGCAGGCGGCGAGCTTCATGGCGGCGACGCACGGCCGTCTCACCGGCCGGCCGGGCGTGTGCCTCTCGACGCTGGGCCCGGGCGCCCTGAACTTCTCGACCGGCGCGGCCTACGCCCACCTCGGCGCGATGCCGATGATCATCATCACCGGCCAGAAGGGCATCCTGTCCTCGCGGCAGGCGAAGTTCCAGATCGTCGACGTGATCAGCTCGATGAAGCCGATCACCAAGATGGCCCGGCAGATCGTCTCGGCCTCCTCGATCCCGACGATCGTCCGCGACGCCTTCCGGGTCGCCACCGAGGAGCGTCCCGGGCCGGTGCTGCTGGAGCTGCCGGAGGACATCGCCGCCGAGCAGGCCGAGGCCTACGTCGTGCCGCCGCATCCGATCGACATCCCGGTCGCCCACCCGACCGCGATCGAGCGGGCCGCCGCCATGATCCTCGCGGCCAAGCGGCCGCTCGTCATGCTGGGGGCCGCCGCCAGCCGGCCGCGCGCCACGGGCGACCTCGGCGGCTTCGTCCGGCGCACCCAGATCCCGTTCTTCACCACCCAGATGGGCAAGGGCACGGTCGCCAGCGGCACCAGCCTCTACATGGGTACCGCGGCACTCTCCGAGCGCGACTACGTACACGAGGCGATCGACAAGGCCGACCTGATCATCGCGATCGGCCACGACACGATCGAGAAGCCGCCCTTCTTCATGGGCCAGGCCGACCAGAAGGTGCTCCACATCGGCTACATGCCGGCCAACGTCGAGCAGGTCTACTATCCCGACGCCGAGGTGGTGGGCGACCTCGGGCCGACCCTGCAGCTCCTCGCCGACAAGCTGGAGGGCAAGCTGCCGAACGCCGGCGCCCTGCTGCACCTGCGCGAGCACATCCTCGACCACATCGCCGACCGGGCCGGCGAGGACCGCTTCCCGGTCACGCCCCAGCGGCTGGTGCGCGACGTCCGGCGGGTGATTCCGGAGGACGGGATCGTGTGCCTCGACAACGGCATGTACAAGATCTGGTTCGCCCGGAACTACCGCACCTACGTCGCCAACACGCTGCTGCTCGACAATGCGCTCGCCACCATGGGCGCGGGCCTGCCCTCCGCCATGATGGCGGCGATGCTCTACCCGAACCGCCGCGTCATGGCGGTGTGCGGCGACGGCGGCTTCATGATGAACAGCCAGGAATTGGAGACCGCGGTGCGGCTCAAGCTCAACCTGGTCGTGCTGATCCTCGACGACTCGGCCTACGGGATGATCCGCTGGAAGCAGGCGGTCGATAAGTTTGCCGACTACGGGATGACCTTCGGCAACCCGGATTTCGTCCTCTACGCGCAGGCCTACGGTGCCAAGGGCCACCGCGTGGAGGCCGTCAACGACCTGGTCCCGACCCTGGACCGGGCGTTTGCCGAAGGCGGCGTGCACCTGGTCGCGGTACCGATCGATTACTCGGAGAACACGCGTGTTCTCGTTGAGGAGCTGCGCGAGAAGGTAAAGGATTTCGAGCCGGCCGAGTGA
- the gluQRS gene encoding tRNA glutamyl-Q(34) synthetase GluQRS — MRAGSPVLRFAPSPNGRLHLGHAYSALLNADLARRMGGLCRLRIEDIDPVRSKPELVAAVVADLAWLGLTYPEPVRHQSRHMGAYRALLDGLIGRGLAYPCFCSRGQIRTQAAAQAGHPHDPDGAPLYPGTCRGLDPAIVAERLAGNAPHTWRLDMEAALRRGGDRLGYTAFDGSGTQWVQADPARWGDAVIARRDVPTSYHLAVVHDDAEEGITHVVRGQDLEAAADLHVLLQHRLDLPVPRYRHHRLILDPGGEKLAKSRASQSLADLRAAGVTPEQIRARLGFG; from the coding sequence GTGAGGGCGGGCTCGCCGGTCCTCCGCTTCGCGCCGAGCCCGAACGGACGGCTCCACCTCGGTCATGCCTATTCGGCCCTGCTCAACGCCGACCTCGCCCGGCGAATGGGCGGCCTCTGCCGCCTGCGGATCGAGGATATCGATCCCGTCCGCTCGAAGCCGGAGTTGGTCGCGGCGGTTGTCGCCGACCTCGCCTGGCTGGGCCTGACCTATCCGGAGCCGGTGCGGCACCAATCCCGGCACATGGGCGCCTACCGGGCACTGCTCGATGGCCTGATCGGCCGGGGCCTCGCCTATCCCTGCTTCTGCTCACGCGGGCAGATCCGCACGCAGGCCGCCGCCCAGGCCGGACACCCGCACGACCCCGACGGAGCGCCGCTCTATCCGGGAACCTGCCGCGGGCTCGATCCAGCGATCGTGGCCGAGCGTCTTGCCGGGAACGCGCCGCATACCTGGCGCCTCGACATGGAAGCCGCCCTGCGCCGCGGCGGCGACCGGCTGGGCTACACCGCCTTCGACGGATCCGGCACGCAATGGGTCCAGGCAGATCCAGCGCGCTGGGGCGACGCCGTAATCGCCCGCCGGGACGTACCGACGAGCTACCACCTCGCCGTCGTTCACGACGACGCGGAGGAGGGGATCACCCACGTGGTGCGCGGCCAGGACCTGGAAGCGGCCGCCGACCTGCACGTCCTGCTTCAGCACCGGCTCGATTTACCGGTCCCGCGCTACCGCCACCACCGGCTGATCCTGGATCCCGGGGGAGAGAAGCTCGCCAAGTCGCGCGCCTCGCAGAGCCTGGCCGACCTGAGGGCTGCGGGGGTCACGCCCGAGCAGATCCGGGCGCGGCTCGGGTTCGGATGA
- a CDS encoding M23 family metallopeptidase, protein MKRERLKIGDVAALAPGVGRGAQAPLDLLGADATQIDRRAVNLRWLCASTLTGLTGAGLIAAALHVSLQGDVSFAAIPEKATIMARPQPSESGANIARKGDRLVRNLMIASAKQSFRAPVTVRLGDREIIKAKAFVRITAPLSMTTGVYAGDLPRFDPMKFVSDEPLERAPDAAADAPGAEVTVVKRDLADAAIDPNAPALTDDDVTAQVEEERRIAAEAGRRAAIPIAPQILLSRTLQQGAGGDAEAAAAKDTNPFKAIEVLVVPENVTKVAKVELKPNEAPLVEERDVAFKRGDTLETLLKATGMAGDEQIRAIVAALGGKSRTGALTEGQQMRVQVAPGPRPGDPRQVTRVVLYGESGIEGIAALNDRNAFVSVTPPTEDAPSAKSQPQAEAGEDEDEDSGSGPRLYQSLYETAARHDLPRATVEDIVRVFSYDLDFQRRIASGDGLDVFYTYDDEASADRPDLLYAALTLGGETRKVYRFQSPDDGTIDYLDDQGRSLKKFLLRKPIPDGIMRSGFGYRRHPILGYAKLHTGVDWANPIGTPIAAAGNGVVIRAEMTSGYGNRVEIQHVNGYVTTYNHMSRFGRGVKEGVRVRQGQIIGYLGSTGLSTGPHLHYEVIINGHFVDPMKIRVPRGRELDGRMLSEFKRQREQIDATMLKSKSATALAQRDAAVR, encoded by the coding sequence GTGAAGCGCGAGCGACTCAAGATCGGTGATGTTGCCGCCCTCGCCCCTGGCGTGGGGCGCGGCGCTCAGGCCCCCCTCGATCTCCTCGGCGCCGACGCGACCCAGATCGATCGCCGCGCGGTCAATTTGCGTTGGCTCTGCGCTAGCACGCTGACCGGTCTTACCGGTGCCGGCCTGATCGCCGCCGCGTTGCACGTATCCCTCCAGGGTGATGTCTCCTTCGCGGCGATCCCGGAGAAGGCCACCATCATGGCGCGCCCGCAGCCGAGCGAGAGCGGCGCCAACATCGCCCGCAAGGGCGACCGGCTCGTTCGCAACCTGATGATCGCCTCCGCCAAGCAGAGCTTTCGCGCGCCGGTCACCGTGCGGCTGGGGGACCGCGAGATCATCAAGGCCAAGGCCTTCGTGCGGATCACCGCCCCGCTGTCGATGACCACGGGCGTCTATGCCGGTGATCTGCCGCGCTTCGATCCGATGAAGTTCGTCTCCGACGAGCCCCTGGAGCGCGCGCCGGATGCCGCCGCCGACGCACCGGGCGCCGAGGTCACGGTGGTCAAGCGCGACCTCGCCGACGCTGCCATCGATCCGAATGCGCCGGCCCTGACCGACGACGACGTCACCGCCCAGGTCGAGGAGGAGCGGCGCATCGCGGCCGAGGCCGGGCGCCGGGCCGCCATCCCGATCGCCCCTCAGATCCTCTTGTCGCGCACGCTCCAGCAGGGCGCCGGCGGCGACGCGGAGGCGGCCGCCGCCAAGGACACCAACCCGTTCAAGGCGATCGAGGTGCTGGTCGTCCCCGAGAACGTCACCAAGGTCGCCAAGGTCGAGTTGAAGCCGAACGAGGCGCCGCTCGTGGAGGAGCGCGACGTCGCGTTCAAGCGGGGCGACACCCTGGAGACACTCCTGAAGGCCACCGGCATGGCCGGCGACGAGCAGATCCGCGCGATCGTCGCCGCGCTGGGCGGAAAGAGCCGCACCGGCGCCCTCACCGAGGGGCAGCAGATGCGGGTGCAGGTCGCCCCGGGCCCGCGTCCCGGCGATCCGCGCCAGGTCACCCGCGTGGTGCTGTACGGCGAGAGCGGCATCGAGGGCATCGCCGCCCTCAACGACCGCAACGCCTTCGTCTCGGTGACGCCCCCGACCGAGGACGCCCCGTCCGCCAAGTCGCAGCCGCAGGCTGAGGCCGGCGAGGACGAGGACGAGGATTCGGGCTCGGGGCCGCGGCTGTATCAGAGCCTCTACGAGACGGCCGCGCGCCACGACCTGCCGCGCGCCACGGTCGAGGACATCGTCCGGGTGTTCAGCTACGACCTCGACTTCCAGCGCCGCATCGCCAGCGGCGACGGGCTGGACGTGTTCTACACCTACGACGACGAGGCCTCCGCCGACCGGCCTGACCTGCTCTACGCGGCGCTGACGCTCGGCGGCGAGACCCGCAAGGTCTACCGCTTCCAGTCCCCGGACGACGGCACGATCGATTACCTCGACGACCAGGGGCGCTCCCTCAAGAAGTTCCTGCTGCGCAAGCCGATCCCGGACGGCATCATGCGCTCCGGCTTCGGCTACCGCCGCCACCCGATCCTTGGCTATGCCAAGCTGCATACCGGCGTGGACTGGGCGAACCCGATCGGGACGCCGATCGCCGCGGCGGGCAACGGCGTGGTGATCCGGGCCGAGATGACCTCGGGCTACGGCAACCGGGTCGAGATCCAGCACGTGAACGGCTACGTCACGACCTACAACCACATGTCGCGGTTCGGCCGGGGCGTGAAGGAGGGTGTCCGGGTCCGCCAGGGGCAGATCATCGGCTATCTCGGTTCCACCGGCCTCTCGACTGGGCCACACCTCCATTACGAGGTGATCATCAACGGCCACTTCGTCGACCCGATGAAGATTCGCGTGCCCCGCGGCCGCGAGCTCGACGGGCGGATGCTGAGCGAGTTCAAGCGCCAGCGCGAGCAGATCGACGCGACCATGCTCAAATCGAAGAGCGCTACGGCGCTGGCGCAGCGCGACGCCGCCGTGCGCTGA
- a CDS encoding ATP-binding protein, with amino-acid sequence MVVKDIALVLALLIAAALALGHWRARRGRPDEAEAERLHDRIWRISESEDRYRALVAATTEVIVQRDARGRITYANDAYALLFGRPAIDLLGAQIDLEILERNAVEVGEDGVRRMEAQVRSVDGQVRWFAFVEMPVAHGDAMHWLRAGRDVTARVEALRSRDAALERAEAASVAKSRFLATVSHEMRTPLNGILGMADLVLGTALDLEQRTYVEAVRTSGQALLGLIDGVLDFSRIEAGRLDLAAEPFDLPALAESVVELLAPRAQDKGIEIALDVTEDFPRALVGDADRVRQILINLAGNAIKFTERGGVGVSLTFARMPGGGGEVVLAVSDTGPGIPEERLPVLFEEFEQGDGSASRSHEGTGLGLAITRRLVTGMDGRIEADSRLGRGSTFQVVLPLPDAETERADPVPLPRLEGRRCLIVADSPYQAPYLARSLSRAGAATVIVGTLDDGLDALSGAAFDAVLADRALGDAAVRQIADAAHACGVRCSLVLLSPFDRRGFGAPGAAGFDGYLIKPVRARSLFERLLAPPPTVESAAIPAPAPVRTGTGQRILLAEDNPINALLATRALERLGAEVVHAVDGVEALERLATAGPFDLALIDIRMPRLDGHETARCIRAAEAAGEGPRLHLVALTANAGREDEIAAREAGFDDFLAKPLNLKLLPGLLEDRTAQAA; translated from the coding sequence ATGGTCGTCAAGGATATCGCGCTCGTGCTGGCGCTGCTCATCGCGGCAGCCCTGGCGCTCGGCCATTGGCGCGCCCGGCGCGGGCGACCGGACGAGGCCGAGGCCGAGCGGCTGCACGACCGCATCTGGCGGATCAGCGAGAGCGAGGACCGCTACCGCGCCCTGGTCGCGGCCACCACCGAGGTGATCGTCCAGCGCGACGCCCGCGGCCGCATCACCTACGCCAACGACGCGTACGCCCTTCTCTTCGGCCGACCGGCGATCGACCTGCTCGGCGCGCAGATCGATCTGGAGATCCTGGAGCGGAACGCCGTCGAGGTCGGGGAGGACGGCGTGCGCCGCATGGAGGCGCAGGTCCGCTCGGTGGACGGGCAGGTGCGCTGGTTCGCCTTCGTGGAGATGCCGGTCGCACACGGCGACGCGATGCACTGGCTGCGGGCCGGGCGAGACGTCACCGCCCGGGTCGAGGCGCTGCGCAGCCGCGACGCCGCCCTCGAACGCGCCGAGGCTGCGAGCGTGGCGAAGTCGCGCTTCCTCGCCACCGTCAGCCACGAGATGCGGACGCCGCTGAACGGCATCCTCGGAATGGCCGACCTCGTGCTCGGCACCGCCCTCGACCTGGAGCAGCGGACCTACGTGGAGGCCGTGCGCACCAGCGGACAGGCCCTGCTCGGGCTGATCGACGGCGTGCTCGACTTCTCGCGGATCGAAGCCGGGCGCCTCGACCTCGCGGCCGAGCCGTTCGACCTGCCGGCCCTGGCCGAGAGCGTCGTGGAGCTGCTGGCCCCGCGAGCCCAGGACAAGGGCATCGAGATCGCCCTCGACGTCACCGAGGATTTTCCCCGCGCGCTCGTCGGCGATGCGGATCGCGTCCGGCAGATTTTGATCAATCTCGCCGGCAACGCCATCAAGTTCACGGAGCGCGGCGGCGTCGGCGTGAGCCTGACCTTCGCCCGCATGCCGGGTGGGGGAGGGGAGGTGGTCCTGGCCGTCTCCGATACGGGCCCTGGCATCCCGGAGGAGCGCTTGCCGGTCCTGTTCGAGGAGTTCGAGCAGGGCGACGGCAGCGCCAGCCGGAGCCACGAAGGCACCGGCCTGGGCCTCGCCATCACCCGCCGCTTGGTCACCGGCATGGACGGACGGATCGAGGCGGATTCGCGCCTGGGACGCGGCTCGACCTTCCAGGTCGTCCTGCCGCTGCCGGACGCCGAGACCGAGCGCGCCGACCCGGTTCCCCTGCCGCGGCTCGAGGGACGGCGCTGCCTGATCGTGGCCGACTCGCCCTACCAGGCGCCGTACCTCGCCCGCAGCCTGTCCCGGGCGGGCGCCGCGACGGTGATCGTCGGAACCCTGGACGACGGCCTCGACGCCCTGTCGGGCGCTGCCTTCGACGCGGTGTTGGCGGACCGGGCGCTGGGCGACGCGGCGGTCCGCCAGATCGCCGACGCCGCGCATGCCTGCGGGGTGCGCTGCAGCCTGGTCCTGCTGTCCCCCTTCGACCGCCGCGGCTTCGGGGCCCCCGGCGCGGCGGGCTTCGACGGATACCTGATCAAGCCGGTCCGGGCCCGCTCGCTATTCGAGCGGCTGCTCGCCCCACCGCCGACGGTCGAATCCGCCGCGATCCCGGCACCGGCCCCGGTCCGGACGGGAACCGGCCAGCGGATCCTGCTCGCCGAGGACAACCCGATCAACGCCCTGCTGGCGACGCGTGCGCTGGAGCGCCTCGGCGCCGAAGTCGTCCATGCGGTCGACGGCGTCGAGGCGCTGGAGCGGCTGGCGACGGCCGGCCCGTTCGATCTCGCCCTGATCGACATCCGCATGCCGCGCCTCGACGGCCACGAGACCGCCCGCTGCATCCGGGCTGCTGAAGCCGCGGGCGAGGGTCCCCGGTTGCATCTCGTCGCTCTCACGGCCAATGCCGGCCGCGAGGACGAGATCGCCGCACGCGAAGCCGGCTTCGACGATTTCCTGGCCAAGCCGCTCAATCTGAAGCTGCTTCCGGGCCTGTTGGAAGACCGGACCGCGCAGGCCGCCTGA